Within the Arthrobacter sp. V1I7 genome, the region TGGCGGCGGCACTGGCCTCGGTCAGGCTGGTGCCGGCCGGCAGGGCCTGCCGAACGGTCATGCTGTTTTGGCCGGAGCGTCCGAGCAGGTCGGTGGCCAGCAGCGGGGTCATTGCGGCGGTGCCCCCGAGCACCAGCACGGCCGCGATCAAGGTCGCCACCGGATGTTGCTGGGTCTTGCGGAGGACCGGGAGGTAGCCGCGCTGCAGCAGCGTGCGCTGCTCGGCCTCGTGGGCCTTGGCCGCAACCTCCCGCGCGGAGATTCCCTGGGCGCCGGCTTTTTCGGCCGGGTTCCGCAGGAGCCAGTAGGCCAGGACCGGGACGATCGTGAGCGAGACGAGCAGCGAGGACAGCAGCGCGATGGTCACGGTGAGCGCGAAGGGGCCGGAAGAGTTCCCCGGCGAGGCCGGCGACGAAGGCGATCGGCAGGAACACGGCCACGGTGGTCAGGGTGGACGCCGTGATGGCTCCGGCGACTTCCCGGATGGAGGTCAGGATGGCGGTGATCTTCTGCTCGCCGTAGCTGAGGTGGCGCTTGATGTTCTCGATCACCACAATCGAGTCGTCCACGACCCGGCCGATCGCGATCGTGAGCGCCCCGAGGGTCAGGATGTTCAGCGAGTAGCCGGTGGCCGAGAGCCCGATGAACGTGATCAGCAGGGACAGCGGGATGGACACCGCTGTCACGAGCGTGGAGCGGACGGACATCAGGAACACCAGGATCACCGCGACGGCGAAGCCCAGTCCCAGCAGGCCCTCGGTGGTGAGGTCCTTGATCGACTTCTCGATGAACGGCGCCTGGTCGAAGATCGGCGTGAACGTGGCGTTGGAGCCCAGTTCGGCCTCGAGCTGGGGGATGGAATCCTGCACCGCGTGGGAGATGCCCACCGTGTCGCCCTCGGGCTTCTTGGTGACGGACAGGGCGAGGGTTTCCTTGCCGTTGGTGCGGGTGATCGACGTGCGCGCGTCTTCGGTGATGCTGACGTCCGCCACGCTGCCGATGGTCGCGGCGCTCTTGGTGCCGCCCAGCGGGAGGGCCTTGACCGCGTCGAGCGAGTCGACGGGGCTGCCGATCTGAAGCGAAAGTGTCCTGCCCTGCTCCTCGATGGTTCCGGCCGGGACCAGGGCGCCGCTGTTCCGGAGCGCATTGCTGATCGACGCCAGGGTCGCCCCGGACGCTGCCATGGCGTCGGCGCGGGGGAGGATCCTGATGTGCTGGCTGGCGCCGCCGGTCACTTCGGCGCCGCGGACGCCGTCGAGCTTCTGCAGCCGGGGCACGCTGAGCCTGGCGAGGTCGGCGTTCAGTTCGCTGAGCGGCTTGTCGGAGGAGACGGCCAGGAACACGATCGGGAAATCGCTGATGCTGCCGGCGATGGCCTGCGGCTGGGCGTCGTCCGGCAGGGAGCGTTTGGCGTTGGAGATGGCCCGGTCGATCTGGTTCCGCGCACGGTCGAGGTTCGATCCGTACGTGAACAGCATGCTGATTTGGGAGACGCCGTTGCGCGAGGTGGACGACGTCGACTCCAGGCCCTCGACGCCGTTAAGCGCCGTCTCCAGCGGAGCGCTGATCTGCTGGTCCACGACTTCCGGCGACGCTCCCGGCATCGAGGTGATGACCGTGATCTGCGGGAACTCGACGGACGGGATGAGCTCCTGCTTGAGCGAGGTCATCGTGATCACGCCGAAGACCGACGCGAACACGGTGACCAACGCAATCAGTGCCCGGTTTGCCAGGGACAGCCTTGCGAGCCGGAACATCTCATGGTCTCCTGATGGGTCGACGGAGGTACTTCGAAGGGTGAGATCAAAGCACTGGCGTGCCGCGACCCGGAGAGGGGGTCAGCTTCGTGCGGCGCTGATCGGTTCGAGCTGCAGGGCCCTGGCCGTCTCGGCTTCCAGCCGGGCGGCGAGCTCCGGGTTCTCGTTGAGCTTGACGCCGTAGCCGGGCATCATCTCCTTGAACTTGGACTGCCAGCCCTTGAAGTTCTTCGGGAAGGATTTCCGGAGCAGCTCGATCATGATCGGCACCGCGGTCGAGGCGCCCGGGGATGCTCCGAGCAGGGCGCCGATGGTCCCGTCGCGTCCGGCGATGACCTCGGTGCCGAACTGCAGCACGCCCCCCTTCTTCGGATCCTTTTTGATGATCTGAACCCGCTGGCCGGCCGTGATGAGTTCCCAGTCGCCGTCTTTGGCTTCCGGGTAGTACTCGCGGAGCGCCTCGACCTTGGCACCGCGGCGCTTGGCGACTTCCTTGACCAGATACGCGGTGAGGTCCATGTTGTCCTTGGCGACGGCCAGCATCGGGATGATGTTGGAGGGCCGGATGGACAGCGGCAGGTCCAGGTAGGAGCCGTTCTTGAGGAAGTTTGTGGAGAAGCCGGCGTACGGGCCGAACAGCAGGGAGCGCTTGCCGTTGACGTAGCGGGTGTCGAGGTGGGGTACGGACATCGGCGGGGCTCCCACGGACGCCTGGCCGTAGACCTTGGCGCTGTGCTGGGCTGCCACGTTCTCGTCGGTGCAGCGGAAGAACTGTCCGGACACGGGGAACCCGCCGTAACCCTTGCTTTCCGGGATGCCGGAGGCCTGCAGCAGGTGCAGCGCACCGCCGCCGGCCCCCACGAAGACGAACTTCGCGTGGATCGAGCCGTGCTCACCGGAGCGCGGGTGCTTGAGCGAAAGGTGCCAGCCACCGTCGGAGGCGCGCTTTATTCCACAGACGTCGTGGCCGTAGTTGATTTCCGCACCCTTATCGCCCAGGTACCCGGTCAGCTCGCGGGTCAGGGCGCCGAAGTCGACGTCGGTCCCTTCCGCCGCCCGGGTTGCCGCGATGCGCTGTTGCGGGTCGCGGCCCTGAACGATCAGGGGGGCCCACTTGGCGATCTGGCCGTGGTCCTCGGAGTACTCCATGGAGCGGAACAGCGGGTTCGGCTTGAGCGCCTCGTAGCGGTTGCGCAGGAACTGGGCGTTGGCATCGCCGATCACGAAGCTCATGTGCGGGACCGTGTTAATGAAGCCCTTGGGCGAGCCGATCATCCCGTTGCTGACCAGGTGGGACCAGAACTGGCGGGAGAGCTGGAACTGTTCGTTGATGAGGAGCGCCTTGGAAGGATCCACCGAGCCGTCTTTGGCTGCGGGGGTGTAGTTGAGCTCACACAGTGCGGCGTGCCCGGTTCCGGCGTTGTTCCATGGCCCGGAGCTTTCCAGACCCGGTTCGTCCAGCTTCTCGAACAGGGAGATGGTCCAGTCCGGCTCGAGCTGCTTCAGGAAAGCGCCGAGCGTGGCGCTCATGATGCCGCCGCCAATCAGGACGACGTCGGCATGTTGGGTCTTGGAAATGAAAGTCACAATCAGTCTCCGATAGCAGCGGGTCTGGCTGTCACAGAATATCCCGCACCGCCCACTAACTGAAATTGGGCCCGTCCGTCAAGGCTTTAGTTCGACCTTGGTGAAAACTTCGTTCAGGACCGGTGATGCCGGGTACCTGAGAACACGGTCGGACAGCGCCAGCGCGGAGATCGGGAAGGCAATCGGGACGGCGGGAACGGTCGCCGCGATCTGCGCATTGATGGTCTGGTATTGCTCGGTGCGTTCCTCGCCGTCGGGCAGGCTGCGCGCCCGGGCAATCTTGGAGAAGACCTGGGGGTCCTGGTAGCCGAATTCACCGGACTTCTCGCCGAAGAGCGGACCCACGAAGTTGTCCGGGTCCGCGTACGAACCGTTCCAGCCCAACAGGTGGAGGGCATGGTCGCCGGGGGAGGTGACCTTCTGCAGATACCCCTCGGACCAGTCCACGGGTACCGGCTTGACGTTCAGTCCGACGGCGATCAGTTGCCGGCTGATCTCCGCGTAGACCTTTTCCGGCGTCGGGAGGTAGGGGCGGGTGACGTTCAGGGGGTAGTAGAACTTCAGTTCCTCGCCCTGATAGCCGGCTTCGGCGAGCAGCGCCTTGGCCTCGTCCGGGTTGTGGCCCAGGGACGGGGCGTTGTTGTTGAAGCCGCTGAGCTTCGGCGGGACGAACTGGGTGGCCTGGGCGGTGTTGTCGATGAAGAACCGGCGGATCAGGGTGTCCTTGTCCAGGGCCATTTCGATCGCCTGCCGCACCTTGAGGTTCTGCAGGATCGGGACTTCCTGGTTCATGCCCAGGTACATCACGGAGAAGGGGTCCCGCTGGATGATCTGTTGGCCGCGCTTGACCAGTTGGTCGAAGTTGCCCACCGTGACGGTGTCATAGCCATCGATCTTGCCGTCCAGCAGGGCCTGCATCCGTGTCTGCGGATGATCGTAGGTGACGAAGTGAATGGTGCCGATCTGTCCCTTGTCGGCCCAGTAGTCCTTGTTGCTGGACAGCGTGACGTCGCCGTCGTTCCAGGAGCTGAAGACATAGGGCCCGGTGCCCACCGGGTGCAGCCCGTAGGCGGACACGGCCTGGCCGTCGCGGCTCTGGTTCAGGACGTCGGCGCTTTGGGCGGTGAGGGCCTGGGGCGAGGAGATGGCGAAGGCCGGGAGGGTGAGGGCCTGCAGGAATCCGGTGAAGGGCTGGGTGAGCTCGATCCGGACGTTGTCCTGGGCCAGGGCGGTACAGCCTTTGTAGATGGAGAGCGCGGCCTGGTCGGCGTGCGCCTTGAAGACGCCGTTGAAGCTGGTCCCGGTGGCCTGCTGGCGGAGCGCCTCGGGAAAATTGAACCAGCGGTTGAAGTTGCTGCAGACGGATGCCGCGTCGAACGGGGACCCGTCGTGGAAGGTCACCTGGTCGCGGAGCTTGAAGGTGTAGGCCCTGCCGTCATCGGCGGCCTGCCATTCGGTGGCGAGCAGCGGCGTGGGCTGGCCCGTTGTCTGGTCAACCCCGACGAGTCCTTCCAGTACCTGGCGGGTGATCCGGTAGGACTCCACGTCCGAAACGAGGGCCGGATCGAGGCCGAGCGGCTGCGAGGCCGTGCCGAACGTGAACACCGCGGTGGGGTCGGCGCCGGCGGTGGTTGTTGCAACAGCCGTCGGGGCCGGGCCCGGCGTCGGGGCGCCGGTGCAGGAAGCGAGTGGAAGCAGAAGTAGGACAGCTCCGATACCGGCTGAAATGCGGCGCCAGGCACTGCTGGCCACTGGACTGCTGGGCACTCGTGAATCACCTCTGGGAAACTGGATGGCCCGCCGGCTGCGGACCCGCCCCAGTCTAATTGACGGCCGGGTACCTCAGCTGTCGGACGGCTCCGGGTTACAAACGAAGGCCCGCACCTCCCGGTGCGGGCCTTCGTTTCTCCCGGTTGGTCCAGGGAGTCAAGCTGGAACCGCTGCAGGAGCGCTCGGTGCTGCTTACTTGGGCATCAGAACGGAGTCGACCATGTAAACAGTGGCGTTGGCAGTCTTCACGCCGCCGCAGATGACGCTGGCATCGTCAACCTTGAGGGCGTCCTTGGTGCCGGTGACCGTCACGGAACCGCCCTGGACCGTCTTGTGCGTGCCCACGATCTTGTCCGGGGTGATCTGGCCGGGCACAACGTGGTAGGTCAGGATCTTGCTGAGCAGGGCATCGTCTGTCTTCAGCGTTTCGATAGTGGCGGCGTCGATCTTCTTGAAGGCGTCATCGACCGGGGCGAAGACCGTGAACTCACTGCCGTTCAGGGTGTCCACCAGGTTGACCTTCGGGTTGAGCTTGCCGGACACGGCCGCGGTCAGGGTGGTGAGGATCGGGTTGTTCGAGGCCGCCACGGCTACCGGGTCGAGAGCCATGCCGGAGACGGAGCCGGCACCGCTGGGGACCTGGGCGGCGTAGGCCGCGCAGCCGGCACCGACAAGGTCGGCGGCCGGGTCCATGGCTGCCGGGGAGGAGCTCACGGACGGCGACGGCGCCATGCTGGCGGCCGACGGCGTGGACGCCGGCGCCGGGGTGGTGGAAGCAGGGGTGCTGGAACCGCCACAGGCAGTGAGGCTGAGCATGGCTGCAGCAGCGATACCTGCAACGGCGAAAGTCGTGCGCTTGATGGCCTGCATTTTGGTTTCTCCTTTATTGTGCCGAGCGTTGCCTGCGGCGGACTTTGCCGCTGTGGCCCTTTTCCGACTGGTCGGGCACCGACCCTTGGTTGGTGTCTCAATGGGTATTCGCGGGGTCGGAGGAATCGGATGGGTGGGGGAGTGAAGTTATTTTTCCGGCGCGGGAAAATCCGCTTGGATCCGTGCCGCGGGGCGGCTCCGGCCGGCGGGAGGGGCTGGTTAAACAGCAGGATCCCGGACCTGGGGGTCCGGGATCCTGCTGGTTGGTGCTGTAATGCCTGCTGTGCGCAAGGGGGGACTTGAACCCCCACGCCCGAAGGCACAGGAACCTAAATCCTGCGTGTCTGCCAATTTCACCACTCGCGCTCGGCGCCGCCGTCCTGGTGCGAGGACCGTCGACAGCGGATGCCAGCCTCCATTGTACATTTTGACCGCCCGCCCGGGACGACGCAGGGGTGGTCGGCTTAGGCGTCCACTTTCAGGTCCCGGCGCAGCTTGGCGACGTGGCCGGTGGCGCGGACGTTGTACTGCGCCGCGGTCACTTTGCCGTCCGGGTCGACGACGACGGTGGACCGGATGAGCCCTTCGTAGCTGCGGCCGTAGTTCTTCTTCTCGCCCCAGGCGGCGTAGGCCTCGGCAACGGCGTGGTCCTCGTCAGAGAGCAGGGGGAAGTTCAGGCCCTCGGCGGCGGCGAATTTCGCGAGCTTGCCTACGGGGTCGGGGGAGATCCCCACCACCTCGTAGCCGGCCTGCTGCAGGGACGCGAGGGAATCCCGGAAGTCGCAGGCCTGCTTCGTGCAGCCCGGGGTGGATGCTGCCGGGTAGAAGTAGATCACCGTGCTGCGCCCCCGGAAGTTCCGCAAGCTGACGTCCTCCCCGGTAGAATTTTTCAGGGTGAAGTCCGGCGCCGGGGCTCCGGGAATGAGTCGTTCAGGCAACATATTCTCCTTATGCAGGTGGGGTGTCCCAGCCTAATGAGCCTTGGTGCGGGCGACGAATCCGGCGCTCGCTATACTCATTGGTATGCCTGATATGGATCGCTGGCCCACTGGGCGCCTATTGTCCACGGCGGCACGCCTTGTTGAACACTCCTGGAACGAAAAACTGGGGGCCATCGGGCTGACACACGCCGGGGTCATCGCCATGGAGGTCCTCTCGGTTAATGGACCGATGACGCAGGCCCAACTGGCGCAACTCGTTCGGGTTCAGGCGCAAACCATGGGGAAGACGCTCAGCCGTCTGGAAGCGCATGGACACATCTCCCGGCAGCGCAGCACGTCCGACCGGCGCAGCCACGTGGTCACCCTGACGGACCGGGGACGCGAGGCCGTTAGCGCTGCCGCGGACATGGAGCGTTCCGTGCTCGCCGCAGCCTCGATTGACCCCGACGTCCTGCGGCAGGAACTGCAGGCGGTTGTCAGGGAGCTGGCCACCCGGATCTCCTCGCCGGATGCCAAGGCCGTGGTCACGGCCGCTGATCCGGCCATTGCCGTCGAGGCCACCCACCTCGGCTGACGCCCCGCTGCGACTGACGCCCCGCGGCAACTGCGCCGGCTGGTGAATACCACCGGCCCTCCCCACACGCGGAAACGCCCCCGCCAGCCCGTCTGTTCGGCAGCAGCGTGGGAAGCGGAGGGCGCCCGGTGGCCTGAAAGCCGATGCCCTTACTGCCCGGTGTTACCGGCCGCCAGGTTCGGCGGAATCGTTCCCGGTCCCTTGTCCGACTTCTCTTCGCGTTCGGCGGCGCTGCGGGTGTCGCTGGCGGCGGTACCGTCTGAATCCCCTTCGACGTCCACGAGACCGTTGGTCTGGTCGAAGGGATGCGTGGCGGCGCGGTCGGCGAGCGGTTCGCCCGCGGTGACAGTCGTTCCCGAAGCCATCCCGGCCGGCGGGAAGGCACTTCCTGAGGTTCCGGTCGGCGGCAGTTGCCCCGAGCCTACCGCGCCCGTCCGCGTGGCCTCCCCAGTGTCCTGGACCGGGCTGGTGTCGTCGGTCTCCTTGCCGCGCGTGGCTGCTGCGGCGCCGACGGCAGCGGCAGCGGCCACGCCGACTCCGGCAGCGAGTTTGCCCGACACTCCGGCCTTGCCGGAATCACCGCGGGAGGCGGCGGCGTCGTCGACTCCGGGCGTGCCTACCGATCCCTCAGTGCCTACCCTGCCCCGCCACGCTCCCGAAGCGTAGCCCTCATCTTCAATAAAGCTTTTGAACCGTTCGAGGTCCTTCTCAGCCTGCCGCTCGACAACATTGAGTTTGTCGCCGACACTTTCCACGAGGCCCTCGGGCTCATACTCGAGGACCAGAACTACGGACGTCTGCCCGCCGCCGAGGTCCTCGAAGGTTACTGAGCCGGCGTTGGTGGCCCCCGATGTGGCCGCCCAGGCCACCTTCCGGTCCGGGATCTGCTCGAGGATCCTGGCTTCCCATTGGCGCCTGACACCGGCGAT harbors:
- a CDS encoding fasciclin domain-containing protein; its protein translation is MQAIKRTTFAVAGIAAAAMLSLTACGGSSTPASTTPAPASTPSAASMAPSPSVSSSPAAMDPAADLVGAGCAAYAAQVPSGAGSVSGMALDPVAVAASNNPILTTLTAAVSGKLNPKVNLVDTLNGSEFTVFAPVDDAFKKIDAATIETLKTDDALLSKILTYHVVPGQITPDKIVGTHKTVQGGSVTVTGTKDALKVDDASVICGGVKTANATVYMVDSVLMPK
- a CDS encoding ABC transporter substrate-binding protein, which translates into the protein MASSAWRRISAGIGAVLLLLPLASCTGAPTPGPAPTAVATTTAGADPTAVFTFGTASQPLGLDPALVSDVESYRITRQVLEGLVGVDQTTGQPTPLLATEWQAADDGRAYTFKLRDQVTFHDGSPFDAASVCSNFNRWFNFPEALRQQATGTSFNGVFKAHADQAALSIYKGCTALAQDNVRIELTQPFTGFLQALTLPAFAISSPQALTAQSADVLNQSRDGQAVSAYGLHPVGTGPYVFSSWNDGDVTLSSNKDYWADKGQIGTIHFVTYDHPQTRMQALLDGKIDGYDTVTVGNFDQLVKRGQQIIQRDPFSVMYLGMNQEVPILQNLKVRQAIEMALDKDTLIRRFFIDNTAQATQFVPPKLSGFNNNAPSLGHNPDEAKALLAEAGYQGEELKFYYPLNVTRPYLPTPEKVYAEISRQLIAVGLNVKPVPVDWSEGYLQKVTSPGDHALHLLGWNGSYADPDNFVGPLFGEKSGEFGYQDPQVFSKIARARSLPDGEERTEQYQTINAQIAATVPAVPIAFPISALALSDRVLRYPASPVLNEVFTKVELKP
- a CDS encoding SRPBCC family protein, with the protein product MNTKVEKRIQVSVPVNTAYNQWTQFEEFPHFMGGVKSVKQLSDDRLEWVAEIAGVRRQWEARILEQIPDRKVAWAATSGATNAGSVTFEDLGGGQTSVVLVLEYEPEGLVESVGDKLNVVERQAEKDLERFKSFIEDEGYASGAWRGRVGTEGSVGTPGVDDAAASRGDSGKAGVSGKLAAGVGVAAAAAVGAAAATRGKETDDTSPVQDTGEATRTGAVGSGQLPPTGTSGSAFPPAGMASGTTVTAGEPLADRAATHPFDQTNGLVDVEGDSDGTAASDTRSAAEREEKSDKGPGTIPPNLAAGNTGQ
- the bcp gene encoding thioredoxin-dependent thiol peroxidase, which translates into the protein MPERLIPGAPAPDFTLKNSTGEDVSLRNFRGRSTVIYFYPAASTPGCTKQACDFRDSLASLQQAGYEVVGISPDPVGKLAKFAAAEGLNFPLLSDEDHAVAEAYAAWGEKKNYGRSYEGLIRSTVVVDPDGKVTAAQYNVRATGHVAKLRRDLKVDA
- a CDS encoding malate:quinone oxidoreductase gives rise to the protein MTFISKTQHADVVLIGGGIMSATLGAFLKQLEPDWTISLFEKLDEPGLESSGPWNNAGTGHAALCELNYTPAAKDGSVDPSKALLINEQFQLSRQFWSHLVSNGMIGSPKGFINTVPHMSFVIGDANAQFLRNRYEALKPNPLFRSMEYSEDHGQIAKWAPLIVQGRDPQQRIAATRAAEGTDVDFGALTRELTGYLGDKGAEINYGHDVCGIKRASDGGWHLSLKHPRSGEHGSIHAKFVFVGAGGGALHLLQASGIPESKGYGGFPVSGQFFRCTDENVAAQHSAKVYGQASVGAPPMSVPHLDTRYVNGKRSLLFGPYAGFSTNFLKNGSYLDLPLSIRPSNIIPMLAVAKDNMDLTAYLVKEVAKRRGAKVEALREYYPEAKDGDWELITAGQRVQIIKKDPKKGGVLQFGTEVIAGRDGTIGALLGASPGASTAVPIMIELLRKSFPKNFKGWQSKFKEMMPGYGVKLNENPELAARLEAETARALQLEPISAARS
- a CDS encoding MarR family winged helix-turn-helix transcriptional regulator, which translates into the protein MPDMDRWPTGRLLSTAARLVEHSWNEKLGAIGLTHAGVIAMEVLSVNGPMTQAQLAQLVRVQAQTMGKTLSRLEAHGHISRQRSTSDRRSHVVTLTDRGREAVSAAADMERSVLAAASIDPDVLRQELQAVVRELATRISSPDAKAVVTAADPAIAVEATHLG